The following are encoded together in the Perca fluviatilis chromosome 23, GENO_Pfluv_1.0, whole genome shotgun sequence genome:
- the kera gene encoding keratocan isoform X2: protein MALLLSLLCTLCLVGQVLGQDMPYEEYMAQIQACPKECRCPPNFPRAVYCDNKALKSIPKIPTHTWYLYLQNNLIEVLSADALRNATQLRWLNLNRNKISSEGVEEGVLSTMSHLAHLYMDDNLLSSVPSPLPASLEHLLLSRNRISKIPAGVFIGLDKLNLLDLQGNKLMDEHVTEVSLKGLNNLVQINLAKNQLSSMPLGLPPTTTQLFLDGNNIEKIPAGYFKSLPKVAFLRLNHNKLGSSGVPKNVFNVSSILDLQLSHNQLTEVPLIPSGLEHLHLDHNNIKSVSGAICPVAVDTLDDSINESVPRLRYLRLDGNDIKPPIPRDVILCFRLLRSIVI from the exons ATGGCACTTCTCCTGAGTCTTCTCTGCACCTTGTGCCTGGTGGGGCAAGTTCTTGGCCAGGACATGCCTTATGAGGAATATATGGCCCAGATTCAAGCCTGCCCTAAAGAGTGTCGCTGCCCCCCCAACTTCCCTCGTGCTGTCTACTGTGATAATAAAGCCCTGAAGAGCATCCCCAAAATCCCTACACACACATGGTATCTCTACCTGCAGAACAATCTAATTGAGGTCCTGTCAGCAGATGCCCTGCGTAACGCCACACAGCTGCGCTGGCTGAACCTAAACCGCAACAAAATTTCCAGTGAGGGAGTGGAAGAAGGTGTCCTAAGTACAATGTCTCACCTGGCGCACCTTTACATGGATGACAACCTCTTGTCCTCTGTGCCATCTCCCCTGCCAGCTAGCCTAGAGCATCTACTTCTCTCTCGCAATCGAATTTCCAAGATCCCTGCTGGTGTCTTCATTGGTCTGGATAAGCTCAACCTCTTGGACCTCCAGGGGAACAAGCTGATGGATGAACATGTGACTGAGGTGAGCCTGAAGGGTCTAAACAACCTGGTACAGATCAATCTAGCCAAGAACCAGCTGAGTAGTATGCCACTTGGCTTACCACCCACCACTACACAACTTTTCCTTGATGGCAACAACATTGAGAAGATCCCAGCTGGCTACTtcaaaagtttgccaaaagtgGCATTTCTGAGGCTCAACCACAACAAGCTTGGCAGCAGTGGAGTTCcgaaaaatgtgtttaatgtctCCAGCATTTTGGACTTGCAGCTGTCCCACAACCAGCTGACTGAGGTTCCCCTCATTCCCTCTGGCCTTGAACACCTTCACCTTGACCACAACAATATCAAAA GTGTAAGTGGCGCCATCTGTCCTGTCGCCGTCGACACTTTGGATGACTCTATCAATGAAAGTGTTCCTCGACTGCGCTACCTTAGACTGGATGGCAATGATATTAAGCCACCGATTCCCAGGGATGTCATTCTGTGCTTCCGTCTCCTGAGGTCCATTGTCATCTAA
- the lum gene encoding lumican has translation MFPLRVPLLAVLVSVALCQYYDYEYQPNYMQGPSGPNCNQECDCPIHFPTAMYCDSRKLKFVPVVPTGIKYLYLQNNQIEEIKAGVFDNVTEGLRWLILDNNQITNAKIAKGTIDKLTGLEKLLFSYNNLTEPVVPPSKSLDELKIMYNKLSKFPSGLLTDKENLTSINLQHNQLTSDAIGGAFKGPKKLLSLDVSHNKLKKLPAGVPSSLEILYADYNDIDSVGAGYLSKMPSLQYLRISNNKLVDSGLPAGVFNVTSLVELDLSFNKLQSIPEINEQLQQLYLQANEISKFDLASFCKYITPVNYSHLNHLRLDGNNITHSSMPPDTSNCLRQLSDVIFE, from the exons ATGTTCCCTCTCCGTGTACCCCTGTTGGCCGTATTGGTCAGCGTAGCCCTGTGCCAATATTATGATTATGAGTACCAGCCTAATTATATGCAAGGACCCTCAGGGCCCAACTGTAATCAAGAATGTGACTGCCCAATCCACTTCCCCACTGCCATGTATTGTGACAGCCGCAAGCTCAAGTTTGTTCCAGTAGTGCCAACAGGGATCAAGTACCTGTACCTCCAGAACAACCAGATAGAAGAGATCAAGGCAGGAGTGTTTGATAACGTCACTGAGGGACTTCGCTGGCTGATACTTGACAACAACCAGATTACCAATGCTAAGATAGCAAAGGGCACAATCGACAAACTTACAGGCCTGGAGAAGCTACTCTTCAGCTACAACAACCTGACAGAGCCAGTTGTCCCTCCCTCAAAGTCCCTTGATGAGCTGAAGATAATGTACAACAAGTTATCCAAGTTCCCCTCTGGACTCTTGACTGACAAGGAGAACTTGACCTCCATCAACCTTCAGCACAATCAGCTAACGTCCGATGCCATCGGGGGGGCATTCAAAGGGCCAAAGAAGCTGCTGTCCCTGGACGTGAGCCACAACAAGCTGAAGAAGCTGCCTGCCGGAGTTCCCAGTTCACTGGAAATTCTCTATGCTGACTACAATGACATTGACAGTGTCGGAGCAGGATACCTGAGCAAGATGCCCTCGCTGCAGTACTTGAGGATCTCCAACAACAAGCTGGTGGACTCCGGACTCCCTGCTGGAGTGTTCAATGTGACATCACTAGTGGAGCTGGACCTGTCTTTCAACAAACTGCAGTCCATCCCTGAGATCAACGAGCAGCTGCAGCAACTCTACCTCCAGGCCAACGAAATCAGCA AGTTTGACCTGGCAAGTTTCTGCAAGTACATAACTCCTGTCAACTATTCCCACCTGAACCATCTGCGTCTGGACGGCAacaacatcacacacagcaGCATGCCCCCTGACACCTCCAACTGCCTGCGCCAACTTTCAGATGTCATTTTTGAATAA
- the kera gene encoding keratocan isoform X1 → MREAEEPNQTIPGCMQTTHTNWRSSLGSEMALLLSLLCTLCLVGQVLGQDMPYEEYMAQIQACPKECRCPPNFPRAVYCDNKALKSIPKIPTHTWYLYLQNNLIEVLSADALRNATQLRWLNLNRNKISSEGVEEGVLSTMSHLAHLYMDDNLLSSVPSPLPASLEHLLLSRNRISKIPAGVFIGLDKLNLLDLQGNKLMDEHVTEVSLKGLNNLVQINLAKNQLSSMPLGLPPTTTQLFLDGNNIEKIPAGYFKSLPKVAFLRLNHNKLGSSGVPKNVFNVSSILDLQLSHNQLTEVPLIPSGLEHLHLDHNNIKSVSGAICPVAVDTLDDSINESVPRLRYLRLDGNDIKPPIPRDVILCFRLLRSIVI, encoded by the exons ATGAGAGAAGCAGAAGAACCAAACCAAACCATACCTGGCTGCATGCAGACCACTCACACTAATTGGAGGAGCAG TTTGGGCAGCGAAATGGCACTTCTCCTGAGTCTTCTCTGCACCTTGTGCCTGGTGGGGCAAGTTCTTGGCCAGGACATGCCTTATGAGGAATATATGGCCCAGATTCAAGCCTGCCCTAAAGAGTGTCGCTGCCCCCCCAACTTCCCTCGTGCTGTCTACTGTGATAATAAAGCCCTGAAGAGCATCCCCAAAATCCCTACACACACATGGTATCTCTACCTGCAGAACAATCTAATTGAGGTCCTGTCAGCAGATGCCCTGCGTAACGCCACACAGCTGCGCTGGCTGAACCTAAACCGCAACAAAATTTCCAGTGAGGGAGTGGAAGAAGGTGTCCTAAGTACAATGTCTCACCTGGCGCACCTTTACATGGATGACAACCTCTTGTCCTCTGTGCCATCTCCCCTGCCAGCTAGCCTAGAGCATCTACTTCTCTCTCGCAATCGAATTTCCAAGATCCCTGCTGGTGTCTTCATTGGTCTGGATAAGCTCAACCTCTTGGACCTCCAGGGGAACAAGCTGATGGATGAACATGTGACTGAGGTGAGCCTGAAGGGTCTAAACAACCTGGTACAGATCAATCTAGCCAAGAACCAGCTGAGTAGTATGCCACTTGGCTTACCACCCACCACTACACAACTTTTCCTTGATGGCAACAACATTGAGAAGATCCCAGCTGGCTACTtcaaaagtttgccaaaagtgGCATTTCTGAGGCTCAACCACAACAAGCTTGGCAGCAGTGGAGTTCcgaaaaatgtgtttaatgtctCCAGCATTTTGGACTTGCAGCTGTCCCACAACCAGCTGACTGAGGTTCCCCTCATTCCCTCTGGCCTTGAACACCTTCACCTTGACCACAACAATATCAAAA GTGTAAGTGGCGCCATCTGTCCTGTCGCCGTCGACACTTTGGATGACTCTATCAATGAAAGTGTTCCTCGACTGCGCTACCTTAGACTGGATGGCAATGATATTAAGCCACCGATTCCCAGGGATGTCATTCTGTGCTTCCGTCTCCTGAGGTCCATTGTCATCTAA